A window of Microbispora hainanensis genomic DNA:
CGGGTGCGCGTGATCCCGGCGTCGCGCAGGACCCGTAAGTGATGGCTGAGCGTCGACTTGGCGACGGGGGCCCGCAGCTCGCCCCACCCGCGCTCCCGCCCGTCGGCCAGCAGCCGGACCAGGCCGACCCGGATCGGATCGCTCAGCGCCGCCATGACCACGGTGAGCGAGATCTCGTCCAGTTCGGGGTGGTGCGCCTGCTTCATGGGCACATGATAGCTTGTTCGCTGTTCATCGAACATCGAACATTGGAGTCACGTTGACCGGACACGCTGATGACCGCTTCACCGGCCGGGTCGTCGTCGTCACCGGTGCGGGCTCGGGCATCGGACGCGCCGCCGCCCTCGCCTTCGCCCGGGCGGGAGCGCGGGTCCTCGGGGTGGGCCGCCGCGCACACGCGCTTGAGGAGACCGCCCGGCAGCACCCGGACATCGCCGTGCTCGTCGCCGACCTGCGCGCCGCCGATTCGCCCGAGACGGTCGTCCGTACGGCCGTCGACCGCTGGGGCCGGCTGGACGTGCTGGTCAACAACGCCGGAGCGACCATGATCATGCCGCTGGCCGAGACGACGGCGGAGCGCGTCACCGACCTGTTCGCCCTCAACGTCACCGCGCCCAGCCTCCTCGCCCGGGAGGTGCTGCCCCACCTTCGCCAGGCGCACGGGTCGATCGTCAACGTCTCCAGCACGTACGGGCACCGGCCGCTGCCCGGCGCGGCGCACTACGCCGCGTCGAAGGCCGCGATCGAGCAGCTCACCCGGAGCTGGGCGCTGGAGCTCGCCGGGGACGGCGTCCGGGTCAACGCTCTCGCGCCCGGGCCGACCGAGAGCGAGGCGCTCGCCTCCGCGGGGCTGTCCGACGCCGCCGTCGAGCAGGTGAAGCAGGACGAGGCACGCAGCATCCCCCTCGGCAGGCGTGGCGCACCCGGAGAGGTCGCCGAGTGGATCCTCCGTCTCGCCGATCCCGGCGCCACGTGGCTCACCGGCCAGGTCCTCACCCTCGACGGCGGCCTTGAGCTCACCTGACGCGGGAAACCGCCCGCGGCCAGGAGCTCTCGGGGAACCCCCGGCCGCGGGCGTGCCTCAGTGCCTCGGTGCCTCGGTGCCTCAGCTCACCTCGACGCTCTCCAGTACGCCGAGGGCGTCGGGGACCAGGACGGCCGCCGAATAGTAGGTGGTCAGCAGGTAGGAGATGATCGCCTTGTCGTCGATGCCCATGAAGCGCACCGACAGGCCCGGCTCGTACTCGTCGGCCAGCCCGGTGCGGCGCAGGCCGACGACGCCCT
This region includes:
- a CDS encoding SDR family NAD(P)-dependent oxidoreductase; amino-acid sequence: MTGHADDRFTGRVVVVTGAGSGIGRAAALAFARAGARVLGVGRRAHALEETARQHPDIAVLVADLRAADSPETVVRTAVDRWGRLDVLVNNAGATMIMPLAETTAERVTDLFALNVTAPSLLAREVLPHLRQAHGSIVNVSSTYGHRPLPGAAHYAASKAAIEQLTRSWALELAGDGVRVNALAPGPTESEALASAGLSDAAVEQVKQDEARSIPLGRRGAPGEVAEWILRLADPGATWLTGQVLTLDGGLELT
- a CDS encoding ArsR/SmtB family transcription factor, with the translated sequence MKQAHHPELDEISLTVVMAALSDPIRVGLVRLLADGRERGWGELRAPVAKSTLSHHLRVLRDAGITRTRQEGTRCFVVLRRDDLETRFPGLLAPVLAAAECDGVGRQVELAASA